The following are encoded together in the Mammaliicoccus vitulinus genome:
- the ruvB gene encoding Holliday junction branch migration DNA helicase RuvB: MDEHEHDEDIQSELSLRPDTLNQYIGQHNIKSNLDIFIRAAKLREEPLDHCLLYGPPGLGKTTLAHIISNEMDVNLRTASGPSIERPGDLAAILSALQPGDVLFIDEIHRLSRVVEEVLYPAMEDFFLDIVVGKGEEARSIRIDLPPFTLVGATTRVGSLSAPLRDRFGVHLRLEYYDDESLKEIIKRTAEVFNIEIDDKSTNELSKRSRGTPRIANRLLRRVRDFAQVEGKQSISMDITKHALDLLQVDKEGLDHIDYKIMHCILNNYKGGPVGLDAIAATIGEERITLEDVYEPYLIQKGFIERTPRGRRATAISYDHFEFKKD; the protein is encoded by the coding sequence ATGGATGAACATGAGCATGATGAAGATATTCAAAGTGAATTGTCATTAAGACCTGACACTTTAAACCAATATATAGGTCAGCATAATATAAAGTCTAACTTAGATATATTTATTAGAGCAGCAAAATTAAGAGAAGAACCATTAGACCATTGTTTACTTTATGGTCCCCCAGGGCTTGGTAAAACAACTTTAGCACATATTATTTCAAACGAGATGGACGTTAACTTGCGTACAGCAAGTGGGCCTTCTATTGAAAGACCAGGTGATTTAGCGGCGATACTTTCTGCTTTACAACCTGGTGATGTACTTTTTATAGATGAAATACATCGTCTCAGTAGAGTAGTTGAAGAAGTGTTATATCCGGCAATGGAAGATTTCTTCTTAGATATTGTTGTTGGTAAAGGTGAAGAAGCGAGAAGTATTAGGATTGATTTACCGCCATTTACGTTAGTAGGCGCAACTACTAGAGTAGGTAGTTTATCAGCGCCTTTAAGAGATCGTTTCGGTGTGCATTTGAGATTAGAATATTATGATGATGAAAGTTTAAAAGAAATCATTAAACGTACTGCTGAAGTCTTTAATATTGAGATTGATGATAAAAGTACGAATGAACTATCTAAACGTAGTAGAGGTACGCCTCGTATTGCAAACAGGTTGTTGCGTAGAGTTCGTGATTTTGCTCAAGTAGAAGGCAAGCAATCTATATCAATGGATATAACAAAACATGCGCTTGATTTGTTACAAGTAGATAAAGAAGGGCTGGACCACATAGATTATAAAATTATGCACTGTATATTAAATAATTATAAAGGTGGACCAGTTGGATTAGATGCAATAGCTGCGACTATAGGAGAAGAGCGTATAACGTTAGAAGATGTTTACGAACCTTATTTAATTCAAAAAGGATTTATAGAAAGAACACCTCGTGGTCGTCGTGCTACAGCAATCAGTTACGACCACTTCGAATTTAAAAAGGATTAG